One genomic region from Vitis riparia cultivar Riparia Gloire de Montpellier isolate 1030 chromosome 17, EGFV_Vit.rip_1.0, whole genome shotgun sequence encodes:
- the LOC117904291 gene encoding cytochrome P450 71A2-like has protein sequence MGSFLGLLYKENDSFFLLLLPLFIFIHFLIKWLYPTTPAVTTKKLLPSPPKLPIVGNLHQLGSLPHRSLWALAQRHGPLMLLHFGRVPVVIVSAVDAAREIMKTNDAIFSNRPKSNISARLLYDYKDVSTAPYGEYWRQMRSICVLHLLSTRRVQSFRGVREEETALLMEKISSSSSSSIPIDLSQMFLSLTNDLICRVALGRKYSGDENGRKDRELLKEFGALLGCFNVGDYIPWLSWVNFINGLDAKVEKVAKEFDRFLDEVVKEHVERRKRGVDEEVKDFVDVLLGIQEDNVTGVAITGVCIKALTLDMFAAGSDTTYTVLEWAMTQLLRHPQVMRQLQNEVRGIAQGKLLITEDDLDKMEYLKAVIKETLRLHPPIPLLVPRESTRDAKIMGYDIAARTQVITNVWAIGRDPLLWDEAEKFRPERFLNSSIDFRGQDFELIPFGAGRRGCPGTLFAAMAIEVVLANLVHRFDWEVGGGSRREDLDMTECTGLTIHRKVPLLAVATPWPR, from the exons atgggaagctTTCTAGGTCTTCTGTACAAGGAAAACGACTCGTTCTTTCTGCTTCTTCTTCCCCTTTTCATCTTCATACACTTCCTCATTAAATGGCTATATCCTACTACTCCTGCAGTCACCACAAAAAAGTTACTTCCTTCCCCACCAAAGCTCCCAATCGTTGGAAACCTCCACCAACTAGGCTCGCTTCCTCACCGTTCTCTCTGGGCCTTGGCTCAGCGCCATGGCCCCCTTATGCTGCTCCACTTTGGCAGGGTTCCAGTGGTCATCGTCTCAGCTGTAGACGCTGCAAGAGAGATCATGAAGACCAATGATGCCATCTTCTCAAATAGGCCTAAATCAAACATCTCGGCAAGGCTTCTCTATGATTACAAGGACGTTTCCACGGCCCCCTATGGAGAGTACTGGAGACAGATGAGGAGTATCTGTGTACTCCACCTTCTCAGCACCAGAAGGGTTCAGTCCTTCCGAGGTGTCCGAGAAGAAGAGACAGCCCTTCTGATGGAGAAGatctcttcctcttcttcctcctccatCCCAATTGATTTGAGCCAAATGTTTCTGTCCCTAACAAATGATCTCATATGCAGAGTTGCCCTAGGAAGAAAATACAGTGGagatgaaaatggaagaaaagataGAGAACTGCTGAAGGAGTTTGGGGCGTTGCTGGGTTGCTTCAATGTTGGCGACTACATCCCATGGCTGTCGTGGGTGAACTTCATCAATGGTTTGGATGCAAAAGTGGAGAAAGTGGCCAAAGAGTTTGATAGATTTCTTGATGAAGTGGTGAAAGAGCACGTGGAGAGAAGGAAAAGAGGTGTAGATGAGGAAGTGAAGGATTTTGTGGACGTTTTGCTTGGCATTCAGGAAGATAATGTCACAGGCGTTGCCATAACTGGAGTTTGCATCAAAGCTCTTACTCTG GACATGTTTGCTGCTGGAAGTGATACTACATACACGGTCCTAGAGTGGGCAATGACACAGCTCTTGAGGCACCCACAAGTCATGAGGCAACTTCAGAATGAGGTCCGAGGAATTGCTCAAGGCAAACTCCTCATAACTGAAGATGACTTAGACAAAATGGAATATTTGAAGGCAGTGATCAAAGAGACTCTCAGACTACACCCTCCAATCCCACTACTAGTTCCCAGAGAATCCACCCGGGACGCCAAAATAATGGGCTACGACATTGCAGCACGGACACAAGTCATTACCAATGTATGGGCAATTGGGAGAGATCCACTGCTGTGGGATGAGGCGGAGAAGTTTCGGCCAGAAAGGTTCTTGAACTCTTCTATAGATTTCAGGGGGCAAGACTTTGAGTTGATCCCATTTGGAGCTGGCCGGAGAGGTTGCCCGGGAACTCTGTTTGCGGCAATGGCAATTGAGGTTGTGTTAGCAAATCTTGTTCATCGGTTTGATTGGGAAGTGGGTGGTGGAAGTCGAAGGGAGGATTTAGATATGACTGAATGCACTGGTCTGACCATTCATAGAAAAGTTCCACTACTTGCGGTTGCAACTCCATGGCCTCGCTGA